TCATGCACTTCGGGATTTTAATCTGCATGTGGCTGAAGGAGAGTTCGTGGCTGTGACCGGTCCGTCGGGCTCAGGCAAAACCACTTTTTTAAATATTGCGGGCATGCTGGAGCCTTTCAGTGGCGGGCAATATAGTCTGGACGGCGTCGATATCGGCAAACTCAATGATAACGCCAGAGCCGATTTACGAAACCAAAAAATTGGCTTTATTTTCCAAGGCTTTAACCTTATTCCAGACCTTAACCTATACGAAAATGTGGAAGTACCTTTGCGATACCGTGGTATTAAGTCGGCAGAACGTAAACGTCGGGTAGAGGAGTGTCTTGAGCTGGTAGGCCTGGCTGGGCGGGCTAAGCATTTACCTCAACAATTATCAGGCGGTCAGCAACAACGTGTTGCGATTGCCAGAGCGCTGGCAGGACGACCGCGTTTTCTATTAGCGGATGAACCGACTGGTAATCTCGATAGTCTGATGGCTCGTCAGGTAATGGAGTTGCTTGAGCAAATTAACCGCGAGGGTGCAACCATTGTAATGGTGACCCATGACCCTGAACTGGCACGCCGGGCACCACGCAATATTCAAATTGTAGATGGCCGGGTGACAGATTTCACCCTGTATCAGGGCCGTTCATCTGAAGCGCCGATAGCAGCAGGAGGTTAATATGTTTGTTCATTATATTGATTTGGCCTGGCGCAGTTTGCGCCAAACGCCCATGGTGACCTTCTTGATGATCTTAGCCATCGCAATCGGCATTGGGGTGACGATGACGACTTTGTCTGTTTATCACATGATGTCTATGGATCCGATCCCGCATAAGAGCGATCGTTTATTTGCGGTGCAATTGCAAACGATGGATGACGGTGAAACATGGCTGACAGACGACGATATTCCGTATCAGTTAACTTATCCGGATGCCATTAATCTTCAAGCGTTGCCTGGAGAGTTTGCGCGCGCGGCGATGATCCGCGCCGGGTTTTCCGTTCATCTTAATACACCAAGGAGTAAGCCCTTTATTGAAAATGCACGGGTGACCGGTCGTGACTTCTTTAGCATGTTTGACCTGACTTTCATTCATGGTGGAGCCTGGACAGAAGCACAGTCACGTGATGCAGCTCCTGTGGTTGTTATAGACGAGGAAATGGCACAACAGCTATTTGGTAAGACAGACGTTGTGGGGGAGTCGCTGTTTCTTGGTGAGCGTCGTCAGGAAATCGTGGGCGTGACGCAAAAATGGCGACCAACCATTAAATTCTATGACCTGAACAATGGCAGTTTTGGTAAGGCAGAGCGACTGTTCGTCCCCTTCAGCCATGTTAAGGCCTATGACGTTGATACCTGGGGTAATACCAATGGCTGGAAATTTGAAGAAACTCGGGACTTTAACGACAAAATGAACTCAGAAATGCTGTGGATCCAGTTTTGGGTTCAGTTAGACACACCGCAGCAACGTCAGGCTTTTGGCGACATGTTGATGGCCTATATGCAACAGCAACAAAATCAGGGGCGTTTTAATCGAGACTCGCTGGCGTATTCATTGCAGGACGTAAACGCCTGGATGAACTACAACGATGTCATCAGTGAAGACAATAAAATCCTGGTCGGATTAAGCTTTATGTTTCTCGCCGTGTGTGTGGCTAATATTTTGGGCTTGTTATTGGCCAAGTTCATGCGCCGTGCTGCTGATGTAGGTGTAAGGCGAGCGCTGGGCGCCAGTAAGCGTCAGGTATTTTATCAACATCTGGTGGAAGTTGGCTTATTAGGCCTGCTCGGTGGCACGCTGGGGGTATTATTTGCGCAGTTGGGCTTGCTGGGAGTACGTCAGACCTATAACTATTACGAAGGCCTGGCCAATATGGATTGGGTGATGTTGCTCAGCGCGCCTGCTATCGCAATCTCAGCCTGTATTCTGGCGGGGCTTTATCCAGCCTGGCTTGTTTGCCGAACCACACCTGCTACCCATCTGAAAGTGCAATAAAAGGAGTGTCACATGTTTGAATTAAAACCGACCATTAACGCACTGATGCGTTCTAAGTTGGGGGCTGTATTGTTAATCCTTCAGCTTGCAATCACACTGGCAATTGTCAGTAACGCGGTATCCATTATTCAGGACCGGATGGCCTATCTTAATAAAGAGACGGGTTATCCGGAAGACGACATTTTTAAGTTCAATTCACTGAATTTTGATAAGCAATTAGACCTGCTGCAACAGGTGGAGCTGGATGAGCAAAGCTTGCGTGGTATTACCGGTGTTATCGACGCCGTTGCCATTAGCTCAGTACCCTTGTCAGGCAGTGGCAGTTCCGGTGGCTTTCAGCTCAAACCCGAACCACAAGAGAGTAAAAGGTCTACTATGGGCTATGTTACGGGCGACGAGCATACCCTTAATACATTGGGTTTGTCTGTTTCAGAAGGACGTGATTTTAACGAGGCGGATGTGGTGGTGATTGATGAAAGCGATGCCCGCCCCTCCGTAGTTATTGTCAGTCGTGCGCTGTCTGATGAGCTATTCGGAGCAGGTAAGGGGTTGGGTGAAACCATTTATTGGGGCGCCGATCCGCTAAGCATAATAGGCATTGTCGAAACTATGGCTAATCAGTGGCCTAAAAGTAGCTTTGGCGAGAAAGCGGCCATTATTCCTATGATCCGAGTGGGTAATTTCCAAAAGTACTTGGTCAGAACTGCACCGGGATCGCGCGCTCAGGTAATGCGTCAGATTGAAGAGTTGATGTTGTCCAGTCATCGCGACCGGGTGGTGAGTGATATCACAGGGTTAGATCAGAAAAAAGCACGTTACGATGCCAAGGATGTATTGATGATGCGCATGTTGATGACGCTGATTGTGGTATTGGTGGTAGTCACCGCGTTAGGTATTTTCGGCTTGTCGACCTTTAATATCAGCAAAAGAACCAAGCAGATTGGCACACGTCGAGCGCTGGGCGCCAGAAAGTCAGCGATTGTGCGCTATTTTGTCGTAGAGAATGCGCTGATATGTACAGTAGGGCTCATGCTGGGAAGCGCTGCGGCAGTGCTCCTTGGACAGAAGTTAATGCAGTGGTATTCCGTACCGGCGCTGGGTTACTCATTCATTGTCGTAACGGCAAGCTTATTGTTAGTGATGAGTTTGCTGTCGGTACTTATGCCCGCGCTGCGAGCGGCTAATATCTCCCCAAGCATCGCGACACGGAGTGTTTGATTAAGGCCTAATGCAGTAAACCAGGCTTCCGGCAATCAGAGGCGGATTGTCGGAGCCTGGATAAAGGACAACGCACATAGCCATATGTTTCGTTATTACCTGCTGATATTAAAAAGGAACATGATACACTGGCAACAGGTGTCACAATAATGGAAATGACAGACCCTACGGATATTATGCGAGCACAATAATAATGATGAATAAGATACTCGTCGTCGATGATAACCAGGCTGTGTTAGATGCACTTTCACTGTTACTGGAACTCCATGACTATCAGGTCGAAACGGCTTTAACCCCCTTTGAAGCGC
The window above is part of the Pseudoalteromonas rubra genome. Proteins encoded here:
- a CDS encoding ABC transporter permease, giving the protein MFVHYIDLAWRSLRQTPMVTFLMILAIAIGIGVTMTTLSVYHMMSMDPIPHKSDRLFAVQLQTMDDGETWLTDDDIPYQLTYPDAINLQALPGEFARAAMIRAGFSVHLNTPRSKPFIENARVTGRDFFSMFDLTFIHGGAWTEAQSRDAAPVVVIDEEMAQQLFGKTDVVGESLFLGERRQEIVGVTQKWRPTIKFYDLNNGSFGKAERLFVPFSHVKAYDVDTWGNTNGWKFEETRDFNDKMNSEMLWIQFWVQLDTPQQRQAFGDMLMAYMQQQQNQGRFNRDSLAYSLQDVNAWMNYNDVISEDNKILVGLSFMFLAVCVANILGLLLAKFMRRAADVGVRRALGASKRQVFYQHLVEVGLLGLLGGTLGVLFAQLGLLGVRQTYNYYEGLANMDWVMLLSAPAIAISACILAGLYPAWLVCRTTPATHLKVQ
- a CDS encoding ABC transporter ATP-binding protein; this translates as MLDMKAISKVYQTDMVQTHALRDFNLHVAEGEFVAVTGPSGSGKTTFLNIAGMLEPFSGGQYSLDGVDIGKLNDNARADLRNQKIGFIFQGFNLIPDLNLYENVEVPLRYRGIKSAERKRRVEECLELVGLAGRAKHLPQQLSGGQQQRVAIARALAGRPRFLLADEPTGNLDSLMARQVMELLEQINREGATIVMVTHDPELARRAPRNIQIVDGRVTDFTLYQGRSSEAPIAAGG
- a CDS encoding ABC transporter permease → MFELKPTINALMRSKLGAVLLILQLAITLAIVSNAVSIIQDRMAYLNKETGYPEDDIFKFNSLNFDKQLDLLQQVELDEQSLRGITGVIDAVAISSVPLSGSGSSGGFQLKPEPQESKRSTMGYVTGDEHTLNTLGLSVSEGRDFNEADVVVIDESDARPSVVIVSRALSDELFGAGKGLGETIYWGADPLSIIGIVETMANQWPKSSFGEKAAIIPMIRVGNFQKYLVRTAPGSRAQVMRQIEELMLSSHRDRVVSDITGLDQKKARYDAKDVLMMRMLMTLIVVLVVVTALGIFGLSTFNISKRTKQIGTRRALGARKSAIVRYFVVENALICTVGLMLGSAAAVLLGQKLMQWYSVPALGYSFIVVTASLLLVMSLLSVLMPALRAANISPSIATRSV